In Pseudomonas grandcourensis, the DNA window TGGGCGGCGGTTTCGGCGGCAAGGAAACCCAGGCGGCCAGCCCGGCGTGCCTTTGCGCGGTGATCGCACACCTCACCGGCCAACCGACCAAGATGCGCCTGCCACGCGTCGAAGACATGCTGATGACCGGCAAGCGTCACCCGTTCTACGTCGAGTACGACGTGGGCTTCGACAGCACCGGCCGCCTACACGGCATCAACCTGGAACTGGCCGGCAACTGCGGTTGCTCCCCTGACCTGTCGGCGTCGATCGTCGACCGCGCGATGTTCCACTCGGACAACTCGTACTACCTGGGCGATGCGACCATCAACGGTCACCGCTGCAAGACCAACACCGCGTCAAACACCGCCTACCGTGGTTTCGGCGGCCCGCAAGGCATGGTCGCCATCGAAGAAGTGATGGACGCCATCTCTCGCCATCTGGCCCTGGATCCTTTGGCCGTGCGCAAGGCCAACTACTACGGCAAGACCGAGCGCAACGTCACTCACTACTACCAGACCGTCGAGCACAACATGCTCGAAGAGATGACCGCGGAACTGGAAGAAAGCAGCCAGTACGCCGAGCGTCGCGAAGCGATCCGTCGCTACAACGCCAACAGCCCGATCCTGAAAAAAGGCCTGGCGCTGACTCCGGTGAAATTCGGTATTTCCTTCACCGCCAGCTTCCTCAACCAGGCAGGTGCCCTGGTGCACGTCTACACCGACGGCAGCATCCACCTCAACCACGGCGGCACCGAAATGGGCCAGGGCCTGAACACCAAGGTTGCGCAGGTCGTGGCTGAAGTGTTCCAGGTGGAAATGGACCGCGTGCAGATCACCGCGACCAACACCGACAAAGTACCGAACACCTCGCCGACCGCCGCTTCCAGCGGTGCCGACCTGAACGGCAAGGCCGCGCAGAACGCCGCCGAAACCATCAAGCAACGCCTGGTGGAATTCGCGGCTCGCCAATACAAGGTCAGCGAAGAAGACGTGGAATTCCACAACGGCCACGTGCGGGTCCGCGATCACATCCTGACCTTCGAAGCACTGATCCAGCAGGCGTACTTCGCCCAGGTGTCGCTGTCGAGTACCGGCTTCTACAAGACCCCGAAAATCTACTACGACCGCAGCCAGGCTCGCGGCCGTCCGTTCTACTACTTCGCTTTTGGCGCGGCATGCTGCGAAGTGCTGGTCGACACCCTGACCGGCGAATACAAGATGCTGCGCACCGACATCCTCCACGACGTCGGCGCCTCGCTGAACCCGGCCATCGACATCGGTCAGGTCGAGGGCGGTTTCATCCAGGGCATGGGCTGGCTGACCATGGAAGAACTGGTGTGGAACAACAAGGGCAAGCTGATGACCAACGGCCCGGCCAGCTACAAGATCCCGGCCGTGGCGGACATGCCGCTGGACCTGCGGGTTAAGCTGGTGGAAAACCGCAAGAACCCGGAAGACACGGTGTTCCATTCCAAGGCCGTGGGCGAGCCGCCGTTCATGCTCGGCATCGCCTCGTGGTGTGCGATCAAGGACGCCGTGGCGAGCCTGGGCGATTACAAACATCAACCGAAAATCGACGCACCGGCGACGCCGGAGCGGGTGTTGTGGGGCTGTGAGCAGATGCGCCAGCTGAAGGCGGCGAAGGCTGTCGAGGCTGAGACCGAGTTGGCTTCGCTCTAAGACCGAGGTGCGGCCTTCGCGAGCAAGCCCGCTCCCACATTTGGAATGCCTTCCCCCGTGGGAGCGGGCTTGCTCGCGAAGAGGCCCGAACAGACAACAGAGATGTTGAGGTGTTTATGTACAACTGGATCGACGCCCTCGCCGACCTGCAAAACCGGGGTGAGCCCTGCGTGCTGGTCACCATCATCGAAGAGCTCGGCTCGACGCCGCGCAACGCAGGCTCGAAGATGGTCATCAGCGCGAACCAGAGCTTTGACACCATCGGTGGCGGGCACCTGGAATACAAGGCCATGAAGATCGCCCGCGAGATGCTCGCCAGCGGCAAGCAGGACACCCATCTGGAGCGTTTCAGCCTCGGTGCCAGCCTTGGCCAGTGCTGCGGTGGCGCCACCGTATTGCTGTTCGAACCGATGGGCCAGGTTCAAGCGCAGATCGCCGTGTTCGGTGCCGGCCACGTCGGCCGCGCCCTGGTGCCGTTGCTGGCCAGCCTGCCCTGCCGGGTGCGCTGGATCGACTCGCGGGAAGATGAATTCCCCGAGCAGATCCCCCATGGCGTGCGCAAGATCGTCAGCGAAGAACCGGTGGATGAAATCGATGATCTGCCGGCCGGCAGCTATTGCATCGTGATGACCCACAACCATCAACTCGACCTCGAACTGACCGCTGCGATCCTCAAGCGCAACGACTTCGCCTACTTCGGCCTGATCGGTTCGAAGACCAAACGGGTGAAGTTCGAACATCGCCTGCGCGACCGCGGTTTCGACCACAGCGTCGTGCAACGCATGCGCTGCCCGATGGGCATCGGCGAAGTCAAAGGCAAGTTGCCTGTGGAAATCGCCATCTCCATCGCCGGCGAAATCATCGCCACCTATAACGCGAACTTCGGCCAGCAGACGTCCAGCGCTGAACCGATTGCCAAACTGCTGCCCGCGTCACGCCGCAGCCAAACCGCAAACTTGAAAGCCTCGAATTGAGAATCTCATGCCTTTGACTCGCAAAGCTTACCGCGCCGCCATCCTGCACAGCATCGCCGACCCAGCCGTCGTGGGCATCGAAGCCTCCTACGAGTATTTCGAAGACGGCTTGCTGGTTGTGGAAAACGGCCAGATCAGCGCCCTGGGCCACGCCAGCGAACTGCTGCCGACCCTGCCGGCTGACGTCGAAATCACCCACTATCAGGACGCCCTGATCACCCCCGGCTTCATCGACACCCACATCCACCTGCCGCAAACCGGCATGGTCGGCGCCTATGGCGAGCAATTGCTGGACTGGCTAAACACCTACACTTTCCCGTGCGAAAGCCAGTTCGCCGACAAGGCCCACGCCGACCAGGTCGCGGACATTTTCATCAAGGAACTGCTGCGCAACGGCACCACCACTGCGCTGGTATTCGGCAGCGTGCACCCGCAATCGGTGAACTCGTTCTTCGAAGCGGCCGAGCAGCTCGACCTGCGGATGATCGCCGGCAAGGTGATGATGGACCGCAATGCCCCGGACTACCTGACCGACACCGCCGAATCCAGCTACGTGGAAAGCAAGGCGCTGATCGAGCGATGGCACGGCAAGGGTCGCCTGCACTACGCGGTCACCCCACGCTTCGCACCGACCAGCACCCCGGAACAGCTGACCCTGGCCGGCCAGTTGCTGACCGAGTACCCGGATCTGTACATGCAGACCCACATCAGCGAAAACCTCAAGGAAATCGAGTGGGTCAAGGAGCTGTTCCCGGAGCGCAAGGGTTACCTGGACGTCTACGACCACTACCAGTTGCTCGGCGAGCGCTCGGTGTTCGCCCACGGTGTGCACCTGTGCGATGACGAGTGCGCGCGACTGGCGGAAACCGGTTCGGCCATCTCGTTCTGCCCGACCTCGAACTTCTTCCTCGGCAGCGGCCTGTTCAACCTGCCGATGGCCGAGAAGCACAACCTCAATGTCGGCATCGGCACCGATGTGGGCGGCGGCACCAGTTTCTCGCTGCTGCAAACCCTCAACGAAGCCTACAAGGTCATGCAACTGCAAGGTGCACGCCTGAGCCCGTTCAAGTCGCTGTACCTGGCCACCCTCGGCGGCGCCCGCGCATTGCGCCTGGAAGACAAGATCGGCACCCTGCAACCGGGCACCGACGCCGACTTCCTGGTGCTGGACTACAACGCCACGCCGCTGCTGGGCTATCGCCTGAAGCAGGCCAACAACATCGCCGAGACGTTGTTTGTGTTGATGACCCTGGGGGATGACCGGACTGTGCAGCAGACCTATGCGGCGGGGAATCTGGTGCATCAGCGCTAAATTTCTTCGGGCATAAAAAATCCCCCGCTGCTTTCAGCCCGGGGGATTTTTATTGTCTGAAAAAAGATCGCAGCCTTCGGCAGCTCCTAC includes these proteins:
- the xdhB gene encoding xanthine dehydrogenase molybdopterin binding subunit, producing MSNHHAVEKTQAELAELFAKDLTTGVGRSVKHDSAAKHVAGEAQYIDDRLEFPNQLHVYARMSDRAHARIISIDTSPCYAFEGVRIAITHEDVPGLKDIGPLLPGDPLLAIDTVQFVGQPVIAVAAKDLETARKAAMAAIIEYEDLEPVLDVVEALRKRHFVLDSHTHQRGDSVTALATAEHRIQGTLHIGGQEHFYLETQISSVMPTEDGGMIVYCSTQNPTEVQKLVAEVLDVSMNKIVVDMRRMGGGFGGKETQAASPACLCAVIAHLTGQPTKMRLPRVEDMLMTGKRHPFYVEYDVGFDSTGRLHGINLELAGNCGCSPDLSASIVDRAMFHSDNSYYLGDATINGHRCKTNTASNTAYRGFGGPQGMVAIEEVMDAISRHLALDPLAVRKANYYGKTERNVTHYYQTVEHNMLEEMTAELEESSQYAERREAIRRYNANSPILKKGLALTPVKFGISFTASFLNQAGALVHVYTDGSIHLNHGGTEMGQGLNTKVAQVVAEVFQVEMDRVQITATNTDKVPNTSPTAASSGADLNGKAAQNAAETIKQRLVEFAARQYKVSEEDVEFHNGHVRVRDHILTFEALIQQAYFAQVSLSSTGFYKTPKIYYDRSQARGRPFYYFAFGAACCEVLVDTLTGEYKMLRTDILHDVGASLNPAIDIGQVEGGFIQGMGWLTMEELVWNNKGKLMTNGPASYKIPAVADMPLDLRVKLVENRKNPEDTVFHSKAVGEPPFMLGIASWCAIKDAVASLGDYKHQPKIDAPATPERVLWGCEQMRQLKAAKAVEAETELASL
- the xdhC gene encoding xanthine dehydrogenase accessory protein XdhC, encoding MYNWIDALADLQNRGEPCVLVTIIEELGSTPRNAGSKMVISANQSFDTIGGGHLEYKAMKIAREMLASGKQDTHLERFSLGASLGQCCGGATVLLFEPMGQVQAQIAVFGAGHVGRALVPLLASLPCRVRWIDSREDEFPEQIPHGVRKIVSEEPVDEIDDLPAGSYCIVMTHNHQLDLELTAAILKRNDFAYFGLIGSKTKRVKFEHRLRDRGFDHSVVQRMRCPMGIGEVKGKLPVEIAISIAGEIIATYNANFGQQTSSAEPIAKLLPASRRSQTANLKASN
- the guaD gene encoding guanine deaminase — translated: MPLTRKAYRAAILHSIADPAVVGIEASYEYFEDGLLVVENGQISALGHASELLPTLPADVEITHYQDALITPGFIDTHIHLPQTGMVGAYGEQLLDWLNTYTFPCESQFADKAHADQVADIFIKELLRNGTTTALVFGSVHPQSVNSFFEAAEQLDLRMIAGKVMMDRNAPDYLTDTAESSYVESKALIERWHGKGRLHYAVTPRFAPTSTPEQLTLAGQLLTEYPDLYMQTHISENLKEIEWVKELFPERKGYLDVYDHYQLLGERSVFAHGVHLCDDECARLAETGSAISFCPTSNFFLGSGLFNLPMAEKHNLNVGIGTDVGGGTSFSLLQTLNEAYKVMQLQGARLSPFKSLYLATLGGARALRLEDKIGTLQPGTDADFLVLDYNATPLLGYRLKQANNIAETLFVLMTLGDDRTVQQTYAAGNLVHQR